In Novipirellula artificiosorum, the genomic window GACAAGGCGGTATCTAGCGCTGATGCGATCTACACGGACGTTTGGACGAGCATGGGGCAAGAAGCCGAAATGGCGATGCGCCGCGAAGTGTTTGCTCCCTACCAGGTGAACCAAGCCTTGATGGCGAAGGCACCGGCACATACTCGAGTGCTGCACTGTTTGCCAGCTGTTCGTGGCGAAGAGATTACCAACGAGGTGATCGATAGTGACCAAAGTGACATCATCATGCAGGCAGGCAATCGAATGCATGCCCAGAAGGGGCTGTTGGTGTGGCTATTGAACCGTGAATGGATTGATTTGAACGTCGGTTAGCCGATTCCCGCCAATTCACACAGGTGTGCTTGGGCGACCGGTTGTGGGCAGCTCCAGACCAAGAAGAACATGGCTTCTCGGCACCAGCGCCCAACATGATGGCCTGCGATGTACCCGGCGCCTTTGGCGGCGGTCAGAGCCGCTTGGGTGGACCCCAGCACCAATCGATTTGCCCGGCCACGGATGTCAGCCAAATCACAGTTTGCGTCACCATCGACCGCGGAAAAAAGATCGTCTTGCAATTTTAGAACCGAGGCATGGAGTTCTTCAGCGGCTGGTTTCAAATCGGGACGCTTCTCCGATTCATCGAGTAGGTATTGAATGGCCGCATGCGACAAGCCAATTGCCAGCGTTGATGTCTGAAGACCGCCGGTGCTGCCCCCTGAACCGGTTTTCATCACGTTTTCGATGGGCCCGGCGAGCAGCATGGATGAGTCGATTTGCACATCATTGAACTCGAGCCGATCGGTGCAACTGGCCGACAACGCCATCAATTCGGTTCCTGGAAACGGAGTGATGCCATCGAGCGATCGAGGGACCGCTGCCAAAATTTCGCGGCCGTCTTCCATGGCCGCACCGATGACGTAGACGTCGGCATGGGGCACGCCGGTCACCCAAGGCGACATGCCGCGAAGCACGAACCCCGAGCCGCTTTCTTTGGCCAGCAAAGCGGGGCAAGCTAAATGCCGTCGGCTGGTTGTCAAATGGCTAATTCCCACCGTCCCGAACGCGACGCCAGAAACCAGTTTCTCAAGCCATCGCGATGCAGGAGCTGGGTTCGCACTGCCAGCGATGCGACGAACCGCTCCCATCAACTGAGTCAAGATGAAGGTGGTCGTCAAATCCGCCTGAGCCAAACGGAGGTAGCCGATCGTTTGCTCTCGCTCGGTCCAGCCAAACCCGCCCGATTGCGGAGGGAGGAACCAGCGATAGACGCCCGCCTTTGCACAGCAGGCAAGTGATTCGGAGGGCCAATCGCTCACCCTTTTCCAGCGGCTGGCGGATGCCCAAAGCTGCTCGCACAGTTGGTCCATCGAACGGCTTGTTGGCGAGGTTACCTGAGGGATTGTGGACATGGGGGTTCTGGGTGCTTTGCGGGGTTGGATTTCGTTGTGCAGCAGTGCTCACGAAACTCACAAGATGCGTTATCTTGAAGGCGGAGCGATCCGGCGATGCGACCGACCGTCCTCTACTATCGCGAAACCTCGCTCGATTCGCAAACCCGGGTTCGATTTGGACACGCGAATTGCGACGTGCTGTTATTATCTTTCGTTTCGTTTTCGTCACCGACTCACGATAACCGACCCTTGCGACATGAGCCAAATCCAATCTCCAGCGACGACGAATAGCGCCACCCCCCTGCTGACTCGTGACCAGTTGGACCAACAAGGTCGCGAAACCTATCGGAAACTCTGGGAGCTTGCAAACAACTTATGGTGGAGTTGGCATCCCGAGTGTGATCAGCTTTTTCGCGATATGGACCCCATTCGGTGGCGGCAAGTCGACCACAACCCCATCGCACTGCTACGCGAAATGACTCCCGAGCATTTGGCGGCTCGAGCAACGGAGTTGGTGCTGCATAGCCGTATCAACTATGCGTACCGCCGTTTGCAGGAATACCTGCATGATTCGCAGACATGGGCATCGACCCATGCGGGCGTACTCGGTGCGAAACCGGTGGCATACTTCTCGGCGGAGTTTGGGATTCACGAATCGGTGCCGATTTACAGCGGTGGGCTTGGCGTTTTAGCGGGAGACCACATCAAGAGTGCATCAGGATTGGGCGTTCCCTTGGTCGCGATTGGGTTGTTTTACGCGCAAGGCTACTTTCGCCAATATCTCAACGACGAAGGCTACCAGGGCGAGGATTACCTCGACACAAAGATTGAGAATCTCCCCATGCAGCCCGCGCTGACGGCCGCGGGCAAACCGATAACGGTGGCCATTGAAACGCGAAAAGGCCAACTGCTGGCAAAGGTTTGGCTCATGCACGTCGGCCGCGTCCGGTTGTACTTGCTCGATTGCAATGTCGAAGGCAACAAACCCGAGGACCGTGAATTGACCAGCCGTCTGTACGGTGGCGATCAACGCACGCGAATCCGTCAGGAATTGGTGCTTGGGGTGGGCGGGGTCAAGGCGCTGCACGCGCTTGGCATCGATCCCGGCGTCTACCATCTCAACGAAGGCCATTCGGCCTTTGGTGCGCTGGAAGTGGTCAACCGTTTGATGCAAGATGACGGCATGTCCTTTTCCGACGCCGTTCGACAGACTTCGCGAATGACCTGTTTCACAACCCATACGCCCGTGCCAGCCGGACACGATCGTTTCCCGTCGGAATTGGTCGAAGAGCACCTTGGCCCGCTCCGCGACTCGCTCGGTATCAGTGAACGCGAATTGTTGGCCCTCGGTCGTGTCGATCCGGGCAACGCGGAAGAAACGTTCTGCATGACCGTGATCGGTTTCAAGATGAGCCGCTATTGCAACGCCGTCAGCAACCTGCATGGCGTCGTGTCCAGGCGGATGTGGGCACACATGTGGCCGCAACGGAATGAGGAAGAGGTGCCCATCGGGCATATCACCAACGGTGTTCATGTTCCGTCATGGTTGGCGGGGCAAATGGCCCAGTTGTACGACAAGCATTTTCCCGCCGATTGGAAGCAACGCATTCAAGAACCAAGTGTTTGGCAATCGATTCACCAGGTCGATCCTGGTGAGCTTTGGGAGACGCACAATGCGCTGAAGAATAACTTATTGACGTTCGTCCGTCGCCGAGTCAGTCGGCAATGTCGACGCCGCGGCGAATCGGACGAGTCGGTTGAGGAAGCTCGCCGCGTGCTCGACCCACAGACGTTGACGATCGGGTTTGGACGACGCTTCGCGACGTACAAGCGAGCCAACTTGTTGTTCAGCCAGATCGACCGGATTGCGGCGTTGATGAGTGATCCCGAACGACCGATTCAGCTGATTTACGCGGGCAAGGCACATCCGAAAGACGAGCCCGGCAAGCGGTTTATCCAGGAAATTGCAAACCTGCGGCATGATCCGCGTTTTAAAGGTCGCGTTGCATTCGTCGAAGATTATGACATCAACGTTTGTCGGCACCTGATTCAAGGGGTCGATGTTTGGCTCAATAATCCACGTCGGCCACTCGAAGCGAGCGGCACGAGCGGACAGAAAGTCGTGCTCAATGGTGGGTTAAACTGTAGCATCCTCGATGGATGGTGGGCCGAAGCCTATAACGGGGTCAACGGGTTTGCGATTGGACAAGGTCATCATCATGTCAACGACCAAATTACGGACGCCCGCGATGCCAAGGCCCTTTACGATACGATCGAAAACCATGTGCTCCCGATCTACTACAACCGGGATGCCGACGGGTTACCGAA contains:
- the glgP gene encoding alpha-glucan family phosphorylase; the encoded protein is MSQIQSPATTNSATPLLTRDQLDQQGRETYRKLWELANNLWWSWHPECDQLFRDMDPIRWRQVDHNPIALLREMTPEHLAARATELVLHSRINYAYRRLQEYLHDSQTWASTHAGVLGAKPVAYFSAEFGIHESVPIYSGGLGVLAGDHIKSASGLGVPLVAIGLFYAQGYFRQYLNDEGYQGEDYLDTKIENLPMQPALTAAGKPITVAIETRKGQLLAKVWLMHVGRVRLYLLDCNVEGNKPEDRELTSRLYGGDQRTRIRQELVLGVGGVKALHALGIDPGVYHLNEGHSAFGALEVVNRLMQDDGMSFSDAVRQTSRMTCFTTHTPVPAGHDRFPSELVEEHLGPLRDSLGISERELLALGRVDPGNAEETFCMTVIGFKMSRYCNAVSNLHGVVSRRMWAHMWPQRNEEEVPIGHITNGVHVPSWLAGQMAQLYDKHFPADWKQRIQEPSVWQSIHQVDPGELWETHNALKNNLLTFVRRRVSRQCRRRGESDESVEEARRVLDPQTLTIGFGRRFATYKRANLLFSQIDRIAALMSDPERPIQLIYAGKAHPKDEPGKRFIQEIANLRHDPRFKGRVAFVEDYDINVCRHLIQGVDVWLNNPRRPLEASGTSGQKVVLNGGLNCSILDGWWAEAYNGVNGFAIGQGHHHVNDQITDARDAKALYDTIENHVLPIYYNRDADGLPKQWIQRMMHSISTLAWRFSSHRMVADYTERGYLYAAGGVTCEMRYR
- a CDS encoding acyl-CoA dehydrogenase family protein, giving the protein MSTIPQVTSPTSRSMDQLCEQLWASASRWKRVSDWPSESLACCAKAGVYRWFLPPQSGGFGWTEREQTIGYLRLAQADLTTTFILTQLMGAVRRIAGSANPAPASRWLEKLVSGVAFGTVGISHLTTSRRHLACPALLAKESGSGFVLRGMSPWVTGVPHADVYVIGAAMEDGREILAAVPRSLDGITPFPGTELMALSASCTDRLEFNDVQIDSSMLLAGPIENVMKTGSGGSTGGLQTSTLAIGLSHAAIQYLLDESEKRPDLKPAAEELHASVLKLQDDLFSAVDGDANCDLADIRGRANRLVLGSTQAALTAAKGAGYIAGHHVGRWCREAMFFLVWSCPQPVAQAHLCELAGIG